The following proteins are co-located in the Candidatus Hydrogenedentota bacterium genome:
- the ispG gene encoding flavodoxin-dependent (E)-4-hydroxy-3-methylbut-2-enyl-diphosphate synthase, with translation MPLAQRRETVPVMVGEVQVGGGAPIVVQSMTNTDTEDAAGTALQIVALAEAGSELVRITVNTPRAAEMVPEIRDRVREAGCKAPIIGDFHYNGHRLLTKYPQCATALDKYRINPGNVGKGKARDEQFATICRVARDNGKPVRIGVNMGSLNEELVMSRMRENTERGFGKSSEEVMNDCMIVSALASTELALACGLSRNQIIISCKTSVPVYLIDLYRELAGKTGQPLHLGLTEAGMGMKGQVWSATAMGILLAEGIGDTIRVSLTPRPGGDRREEVHAAQEILQSLGFRQFAPSITACPGCGRTTSTTFQELAEETLAYVRERMPEWRRHYEGVETLKVAVMGCIVNGPGESKAANIGISLPGNGEAPACPVFVDGRRHATFTGSKEELAAQFRGLLEDYVTTRYALRRE, from the coding sequence ATGCCGTTGGCGCAGCGCAGGGAAACGGTCCCCGTCATGGTGGGCGAAGTGCAGGTGGGTGGGGGCGCGCCTATTGTTGTGCAGTCGATGACCAACACGGACACGGAAGACGCCGCCGGCACGGCGCTGCAGATTGTTGCGCTGGCCGAGGCGGGTTCCGAACTGGTTCGGATCACGGTGAATACTCCGAGGGCCGCCGAAATGGTCCCCGAAATCCGGGACCGTGTGCGAGAGGCAGGCTGCAAAGCGCCGATCATCGGCGATTTTCACTACAACGGGCATCGTTTGCTCACGAAGTATCCTCAATGCGCTACGGCCCTCGACAAATACCGCATCAATCCCGGCAATGTGGGCAAGGGCAAGGCTCGCGACGAACAATTCGCCACGATTTGCCGCGTGGCGCGCGACAACGGCAAGCCCGTGCGCATCGGCGTCAATATGGGTTCGCTGAACGAGGAACTCGTGATGTCGCGGATGCGCGAAAACACGGAGCGCGGTTTCGGCAAGTCCTCTGAGGAGGTCATGAACGATTGCATGATCGTTTCCGCGCTCGCGTCGACGGAACTCGCGCTGGCCTGCGGACTGAGCAGGAACCAGATTATCATCTCGTGCAAGACGAGCGTGCCCGTATACCTCATTGACCTGTATCGGGAGCTGGCCGGAAAAACGGGCCAACCGCTGCACCTTGGACTGACCGAGGCGGGCATGGGGATGAAGGGCCAGGTCTGGTCCGCGACAGCGATGGGCATATTGCTGGCGGAAGGCATTGGCGACACGATCCGTGTTTCGTTGACACCCCGGCCCGGCGGCGACCGCCGTGAAGAAGTTCATGCGGCGCAGGAAATTCTCCAGTCGCTGGGGTTTCGCCAATTCGCGCCGAGCATTACGGCCTGCCCCGGCTGTGGCCGCACGACGAGCACGACTTTCCAGGAACTTGCGGAAGAGACGCTCGCCTATGTGCGCGAACGCATGCCGGAATGGCGGCGACACTACGAAGGCGTCGAGACGCTCAAGGTTGCGGTGATGGGTTGCATCGTGAACGGGCCGGGCGAATCCAAGGCGGCGAATATCGGCATCAGCCTGCCGGGCAACGGGGAGGCCCCGGCCTGTCCGGTCTTTGTTGATGGGCGGAGACACGCCACGTTCACGGGGAGTAAAGAGGAGTTGGCGGCGCAGTTCCGCGGACTGCTCGAAGACTATGTGACGACGCGCTACGCGCTTCGAAGGGAATGA